One window of Triticum dicoccoides isolate Atlit2015 ecotype Zavitan chromosome 5A, WEW_v2.0, whole genome shotgun sequence genomic DNA carries:
- the LOC119298085 gene encoding uncharacterized protein LOC119298085: protein MGFVLVISLPFIFFTILLGFGCYFLGKHKGREEMRAGVGAQIYGTPLPPPGVAGQSPGPYPAPLKKEGPDAV, encoded by the coding sequence atggggttCGTGCTGGTGATCTCGCTGCCCTTCATATTCTTCACCATCCTGCTCGGCTTCGGCTGCTACTTCCTCGGCAAGCACAAGGGCCGCGAGGAGATGCGCGCCGGCGTCGGGGCCCAGATCTACGGCACGCCCCTGCCGCCGCCCGGCGTCGCCGGGCAGTCCCCGGGGCCGTACCCGGCACCGCTGAAGAAGGAAGGCCCCGACGCCGTCTGA
- the LOC119303375 gene encoding uncharacterized protein LOC119303375 — protein MADAAALVAVPPQAQPQQRHPLSQIAASGTHRLLLKQWLKEEDLLARRVALREARLDGARKEIAFLYCAFFAFHAASVLLLFLSASVAPLTTSPSSACRRSWIPCLVSLLASLAMLWALRYKADTEAVLERVLAREQEDAALLGRCVAELKRKGLEFDLLKEVDALRRAKALRVEAKAGTDGPRRWPARDLPVFALFGAACGVLVLTRFLLCN, from the coding sequence ATGGCCGACGCCGCCGCGCTCGTCGCCGTGCCGCCGCAGGCGCAGCCGCAGCAGAGGCACCCGCTGAGCCAGATCGCGGCGAGCGGGACGCACCGGCTGCTGCTCAAGCAGTGGCTCAAGGAGGAGGACCTGCTGGCGCGGCGCGTCGCGCTGCGGGAGGCCCGCCTCGACGGCGCGCGCAAGGAGATCGCCTTCCTCTACTGCGCCTTCTTCGCCTTCCACGCcgcctccgtcctcctcctcttcctctccgccTCCGTCGCCCCCCTGACCACCTCCCCGTCCTCCGCCTGCCGCCGCTCCTGGATCCCCTGCCTCGTCTCGCTGCTCGCCTCCCTGGCCATGCTCTGGGCGCTGCGGTACAAGGCCGACACGGAGGCCGTGCTGGAGCGGGTGCTGGCGCGGGAGCAGGAGGACGCCGCGCTGCTCGGCCGCTGCGTCGCCGAGCTCAAGCGCAAGGGGCTCGAGTTCGACCTGCTCAAGGAGGTGGACGCGCTGCGCAGGGCCAAGGCCCTCCGCGTCGAGGCCAAGGCCGGCACCGACGGGCCCAGGCGCTGGCCCGCCAGGGACCTCCCCGTCTTCGCCCTCTTCGGCGCCGCCTGCGGCGTCCTCGTGCTCACCAGGTTCCTGCTCTGCAACTAG
- the LOC119303376 gene encoding actin-depolymerizing factor 2, producing MAFMRTSSNASSGMGVAPDIRETFLELQMKKAFRYVIFKIEEKQKQVVVEKTGATTESYDDFLACLPENDCRYALYDFDFVTGENVQKSKIFFIAWSPDTSRIRAKMLYSTSKDRIKQELDGFHYEIQATDPTEVKLDVLRDRAH from the exons ATGGCCTTCATGCGCACCTCC TCCAATGCATCCTCTGGCATGGGAGTTGCTCCTGATATCAGGGAGACATTCCTGGAGCTTCAGATGAAGAAGGCATTTCGCTATGTCATCTTCAAAATAGAAGAAAAGCAAAAGCAGGTTGTTGTGGAGAAGACGGGGGCTACAACTGAGAGTTATGATGATTTCCTGGCTTGTCTCCCAGAAAACGACTGCAGATATGCCCTTTATGATTTTGACTTTGTTACTGGGGAGAATGTGCAGAAAAGCAAGATTTTCTTCATTGCCTG GTCCCCTGACACATCGCGCATCCGCGCCAAGATGCTGTACTCCACCTCCAAGGACCGCATCAAGCAAGAGCTCGACGGGTTCCACTACGAGATCCAGGCAACTGACCCGACCGAGGTGAAGCTCGATGTCCTCCGCGACCGGGCGCACTAG